In the Malania oleifera isolate guangnan ecotype guangnan chromosome 1, ASM2987363v1, whole genome shotgun sequence genome, one interval contains:
- the LOC131164691 gene encoding cell division protein FtsZ homolog 1, chloroplastic — translation MALTSASELIISYSSLSTGLRHSTLSRNVLNTWFSPNALRRDSSRRPRSGFCCASSCSFVPVEAAKIKVVGVGGGGNNAVNRMIGSGLHGVDFYAINTDSQALLQSAADNPLQIGELLTRGLGTGGNPLLGEQAAEESRETIANALKGSDLVFITAGMGGGTGSGAAPVVAQISKESGYLTVGVVTYPFSFEGRKRSLQALDAIEKLQRNVDTLIVIPNDRLLDITDEQTPLQDAFLLADDVLRQGVQGISDIITIPGLVNVDFADVKAVMKDSGTAMLGVGVSSSKNRAEEAAEQATLAPLIGSSIQSATGVVYNITGGKDITLQEVNRVSQVVTSLADPSANIIFGAVVDDRYNGEIHVTIIATGFSQSFQKTLLTDPKAAKLVERAGQENVGLPLPLRSSSSPPVAPSRPPSRKLFF, via the exons ATGGCGCTCACAAGCGCCAGTGAGTTGATTATCTCATACTCTTCGCTTTCCACTGGGCTCCGTCACAGCACATTGTCTCGAAATGTCCTCAATACTTGGTTTTCTCCAAACGCTCTACGAAGAGACAGCTCAAGACGACCCCGTTCAGGGTTTTGCTGTGCTTCTTCGTGCTCGTTCGTCCCTGTGGAGGCGGCTAAGATTAAGGTGGTGGGTGTTGGAGGGGGCGGCAACAATGCTGTTAATCGCATGATTGGCAGCGGATTACAT GGTGTTGATTTCTATGCCATAAACACAGACTCTCAAGCTCTATTACAGTCCGCAGCTGATAACCCACTTCAAATTGGAGAACTTTTGACTCGTGGACTAG GCACTGGTGGGAATCCACTTCTAGGAGAACAGGCTGCAGAGGAATCAAGAGAAACCATTGCAAATGCTCTTAAGGGCTCAGACCTTGTTTTTATAACAGCCGGAATGGGGGGTGGCACAGGTTCAGGGGCAGCTCCGGTTGTTGCCCAAATATCAAAAGAGTCAGGTTATCTGACTGTTGGCGTGGTTACCTACCCTTTCAGCTTTGAAGGACGTAAGAGATCCCTGCAG gCATTGGACGCCATTGAAAAGTTACAAAGGAATGTTGATACCCTTATTGTGATTCCCAATGATCGTTTGTTGGATATTACTGATGAACAGACACCCCTTCAGGATGCTTTCCTACTTGCTGATGATGTTCTCCGTCAAGGAGTCCAAGGAATTTCTGATATAATCACT ATACCTGGACTGGTTAATGTGGATTTTGCAGACGTAAAGGCAGTCATGAAGGACTCTGGAACTGCAATGCTTGGAGTGGGGGTTTCCTCCAGCAAAAACCGTGCAGAAGAAGCAGCTGAACAAGCTACTTTGGCTCCCTTGATTGGATCATCAATCCAGTCTGCTACAGGGGTTGTGTACAATATTACTGGAGGAAAGGACATAACCTTGCAAGAAGTGAATAGAGTGTCTCAG GTGGTTACAAGTTTGGCTGATCCATCTGCCAACATAATATTTGGGGCTGTTGTGGACGACCGCTACAATGGGGAGATTCATGTGACCATCATTGCAACAGGCTTTTCGCAGTCGTTTCAGAAGACACTTCTAACAGACCCTAAGGCAGCTAAGCTGGTGGAGAGAGCAGGTCAAGAAAACGTGGGACTACCCCTTCCCCTGAGGTCGTCAAGCTCACCGCCTGTTGCTCCATCACGACCACCTTCTCGAAAGCTTTTCTTTTAA